One Deltaproteobacteria bacterium DNA window includes the following coding sequences:
- a CDS encoding lysophospholipid acyltransferase family protein translates to MIRSLLIVITSVAVTAFMSCYLIAFSFIRPDENISHRVAKIWAKVLLALANTRVEIIGVENILMGKPQIFMANHHSDFDILIVLAHLPGQFRWIVKKELFNIPLFGAAMRNAGYIEIDRQSHEKAMMSLEEAARKLRAGKSIMSFPEGTRSKDENIKPFKKGMFYLAIKSGVPIVPISIIGSREVMPKRSLQITPGKITMVIDRPIDVSRYSVENRQELIDRVRNIITRNYEETRSAKAA, encoded by the coding sequence ATGATTCGATCTTTACTTATAGTAATAACAAGTGTAGCGGTTACTGCATTTATGTCGTGCTATCTTATCGCCTTCTCTTTTATTCGTCCGGATGAAAACATAAGCCACAGGGTAGCCAAAATCTGGGCCAAGGTGCTTCTTGCCTTAGCCAATACCAGGGTAGAGATTATCGGTGTGGAAAATATCCTGATGGGAAAGCCGCAGATATTTATGGCCAATCATCATAGTGATTTTGATATCCTCATCGTTCTTGCTCATCTGCCCGGCCAGTTTCGGTGGATCGTTAAAAAGGAACTCTTCAATATACCCCTTTTTGGAGCAGCGATGCGAAACGCCGGATACATAGAGATCGACAGACAAAGCCATGAAAAGGCGATGATGAGCCTTGAAGAGGCAGCCCGGAAGCTCAGAGCAGGGAAATCTATAATGTCTTTTCCGGAGGGGACGAGAAGCAAAGATGAAAATATCAAGCCTTTTAAAAAGGGTATGTTTTACTTGGCTATAAAGTCAGGCGTCCCTATCGTACCGATATCCATTATAGGCTCCAGAGAAGTCATGCCCAAACGATCCTTACAAATAACACCCGGGAAAATCACCATGGTCATAGACAGGCCGATAGATGTTAGCCGATATTCCGTAGAAAACCGTCAAGAGCTCATTGACAGGGTACGAAATATCATTACCAGAAATTATGAAGAAACACGGTCTGCTAAAGCAGCATGA